In Collimonas arenae, a single genomic region encodes these proteins:
- a CDS encoding response regulator, with protein MPETITKIMLVDDHPLVRDGLRARLEAVPNFAIVAEAGSAEEALQRAEEQPIDLILMDINLRGGSNGIDLTARFHASFPEIAVLILSMHDKTEYLMQSVQAGARGYVLKDAPGKDIVHAIETVISGGMYYSAALAQKLARPMTPGQLLTARERQVLQHIANGESNKQIARDLDLSVRTVEAHRLNIKRKLDIEGQAELIKFAVENNFR; from the coding sequence ATGCCTGAAACAATTACGAAGATCATGCTGGTCGATGACCATCCGCTGGTGCGCGACGGCTTGCGCGCACGGCTGGAAGCCGTGCCGAATTTCGCCATCGTGGCCGAAGCCGGCAGCGCCGAGGAAGCCCTGCAGCGCGCCGAAGAGCAACCGATAGACCTGATTCTGATGGATATCAACCTGCGCGGCGGCAGCAACGGCATCGACCTGACGGCGCGCTTCCATGCCAGCTTCCCGGAAATCGCCGTACTTATCCTGAGCATGCACGACAAGACCGAGTACCTGATGCAGTCGGTGCAGGCTGGCGCCCGCGGTTATGTGCTGAAAGACGCGCCCGGCAAGGACATCGTGCATGCGATAGAAACCGTGATTTCGGGCGGCATGTACTACAGCGCGGCGCTGGCGCAGAAGCTGGCGCGGCCGATGACGCCGGGACAATTGTTGACTGCCCGCGAGCGCCAAGTGCTGCAACACATCGCCAACGGCGAATCGAACAAGCAGATTGCGCGCGACCTCGATTTAAGCGTGCGCACCGTGGAAGCCCACCGGCTCAACATCAAGCGCAAGCTGGATATAGAGGGGCAGGCCGAGCTGATCAAGTTCGCGGTGGAAAATAATTTTCGCTAA
- a CDS encoding SRPBCC family protein, with protein sequence MKFSHLIEINDPLNPLIDSLTREQLWRGLVMRAEQPMLFVEHLDDCRLSDKSVQSVARELRYGKVTVKDVVSYLPLLQVRYQVPKQQDIGGSSLIMTIEEPEQEMLFVRFEYEDDAVEREPAAQAEQEFYDEFRRSAYEEADIDTIRMIRELAAEGKLG encoded by the coding sequence ATGAAATTCAGCCATTTGATCGAAATCAATGATCCCCTCAACCCGCTGATCGACTCCCTGACCCGCGAGCAGCTGTGGCGCGGACTGGTGATGCGCGCCGAACAGCCGATGTTGTTCGTTGAGCATCTGGACGATTGCCGCTTGTCGGACAAATCGGTGCAGTCGGTCGCGCGGGAATTGCGTTATGGCAAAGTAACGGTCAAGGATGTGGTCAGTTACCTGCCATTGCTGCAAGTGCGCTACCAGGTGCCGAAACAGCAAGATATCGGCGGTTCCAGCCTGATCATGACGATTGAGGAGCCGGAACAGGAAATGCTGTTCGTGCGCTTTGAATATGAGGACGACGCGGTTGAGCGAGAGCCGGCGGCGCAGGCCGAGCAAGAGTTTTACGATGAATTCCGCCGTTCCGCTTATGAAGAGGCCGACATCGACACCATCCGCATGATTCGCGAACTGGCGGCCGAAGGGAAACTGGGCTAG
- a CDS encoding cache domain-containing protein, with translation MKLRQKIIFMAIVPLILALCAIALAVRHQAISLGQQQRATIQAAYLASKEAELKHYVALATRSIAHLYESGRSDQATLDEAKAILAKLSYGDDGYFFIYDMQGKSLMHPRQPELVGRDLWDMKDANGSLTIQHLIERARSGGGFERYLWGKPSSHHVAPKLGYVVALPKWGWMLGTGIYLDDVDDALSKIDAQVSGNIRNTMWWIAGIAILSALVVGASGLVLNISEHRVADAKLKVLAQRVVRSQEEERARLSRDLHDGISQWLVSIKLQIEAGITRLDNGPQHATAARTTFERTAGQLNDVLGEVRRISHDLRPAILDDLGLAAALEHLTQEWLEHAGIPITFKHAGHTDGLPAVANTVLFRIAQEALTNIARHSQATQIDIMLQGDAQAITLTVQDNGVGFDVDKIDGNPKRGIGLRNMVERLEAVGGSLGISSSAAGTRVLATIPHTSYA, from the coding sequence ATGAAATTAAGGCAAAAAATCATCTTCATGGCCATCGTCCCGCTGATCCTGGCGCTGTGCGCCATTGCGCTGGCGGTGCGCCATCAGGCCATTTCACTAGGGCAGCAGCAGCGCGCAACAATCCAGGCAGCGTATCTGGCCAGCAAGGAAGCCGAGCTCAAGCACTATGTAGCGCTGGCAACGCGTTCGATCGCCCATCTCTACGAATCCGGCCGCAGTGACCAGGCCACGCTGGACGAGGCCAAGGCAATCCTGGCCAAGCTGTCCTACGGCGACGACGGTTACTTCTTTATCTACGATATGCAAGGCAAGAGCCTGATGCATCCGCGCCAGCCGGAGCTGGTCGGACGCGATTTGTGGGACATGAAAGATGCGAATGGCAGCCTGACCATCCAGCACCTGATAGAACGCGCCAGGAGCGGTGGCGGCTTTGAACGCTATTTGTGGGGAAAGCCGTCCAGCCACCATGTGGCGCCCAAGCTCGGCTATGTGGTGGCGTTACCTAAATGGGGCTGGATGCTGGGTACCGGTATCTATCTGGACGACGTCGACGATGCACTCAGCAAGATCGACGCCCAGGTTTCCGGCAATATCCGCAACACCATGTGGTGGATCGCCGGCATCGCCATCCTGAGCGCATTGGTGGTCGGGGCGTCGGGACTGGTGCTCAACATCAGCGAGCACCGGGTGGCAGACGCCAAGCTGAAAGTCCTGGCGCAACGCGTGGTGCGTTCGCAGGAAGAGGAACGCGCAAGGTTGTCACGCGATCTGCACGACGGCATCAGCCAGTGGCTGGTCTCGATCAAGCTGCAGATCGAAGCCGGCATCACCCGACTGGATAACGGCCCGCAACATGCCACGGCGGCGCGCACGACCTTCGAACGCACTGCTGGCCAGCTCAATGACGTGTTGGGCGAAGTACGCCGTATTTCGCACGATCTGCGTCCGGCGATCCTGGATGATCTTGGTCTTGCGGCTGCGCTGGAACACCTGACTCAGGAATGGCTGGAACATGCCGGCATCCCGATCACATTCAAGCACGCAGGTCACACCGACGGCTTGCCCGCGGTCGCCAATACCGTGCTGTTCCGCATCGCCCAGGAAGCCCTGACCAATATCGCCCGCCATTCACAGGCGACACAGATCGACATCATGTTGCAAGGCGATGCGCAAGCGATTACCTTGACCGTGCAAGACAACGGCGTCGGTTTCGACGTCGATAAAATCGACGGCAATCCGAAGCGCGGCATCGGCTTGCGTAATATGGTCGAGCGGCTGGAAGCAGTCGGCGGCAGTCTCGGCATCAGTTCATCAGCCGCAGGCACTCGCGTGCTGGCAACCATTCCCCACACATCTTATGCCTGA